Below is a genomic region from Candidatus Latescibacterota bacterium.
ACACAGTGTGGCTTCACACAAAAGAAAAAAGAAGGTGTTGAAACAGGCCAAGGGCTTTGTAGGCGGACGTGGAAATCTGTTCCGCAGTGCCCAGGAAGCCGTGAACAGGGCCCTTTCATATGCGTACAGGGACAGGCGAGTAAGAAAAAGAGATTTTCGCAGATTATGGATCGCCCGCATAAATGCAGCAGCTAGGGTCAACGGGTTAAGCTATAGCCGTTTTATAAACGGACTAAAAAAGTCGGATATCGAGATCAATCGAAAGATGCTCTCAGAGATCGCGATCAATGACGCAGACGGTTTCGCCAAACTGGCCGAGATCGCAAAGGAAGCCCAGTAGATGAACAAAAAGGGAATCGACCGACAGACCCTTGAGGAACTGGAAAGATCAGCTGTAAAAGAACTGGATGAAGCGTCAGATATAAGCGCACTGGAAGAGCTTCGCGT
It encodes:
- the rplT gene encoding 50S ribosomal protein L20, translating into MPRTKHSVASHKRKKKVLKQAKGFVGGRGNLFRSAQEAVNRALSYAYRDRRVRKRDFRRLWIARINAAARVNGLSYSRFINGLKKSDIEINRKMLSEIAINDADGFAKLAEIAKEAQ